One genomic segment of Kordiimonas sp. SCSIO 12603 includes these proteins:
- a CDS encoding DUF2971 domain-containing protein, whose product MTGGFLKRYTNLASIIHILKHRKITLLDPGSWDDRNDTYFLERYAELNRLNKVFALCMTTEAETYHHWSIFARGTDGICIEFDKQKLIKSVEKQGVIARPVLYKKIEDITEAARHRDDLPFLKRFPYRDEGEFRLIYGCSNGDKPVYDVPFELSTIKRIHISPWMPESLSDCIKDVLASLIPSDTDIRLNRSTLVENERWKSAVKQLDTRKL is encoded by the coding sequence ATGACAGGCGGTTTTTTAAAGCGTTATACGAACCTTGCATCAATTATACATATTCTGAAGCATCGCAAGATCACTTTATTAGATCCTGGCTCATGGGATGATCGGAATGATACATATTTCTTGGAACGATATGCTGAGTTAAATCGTTTAAACAAAGTGTTTGCTTTGTGTATGACTACAGAAGCAGAAACATATCATCATTGGAGTATTTTTGCGCGAGGGACAGACGGTATTTGTATCGAATTTGATAAACAAAAACTTATAAAATCTGTTGAAAAGCAAGGCGTTATAGCGAGGCCTGTTCTTTATAAGAAAATAGAAGATATCACTGAGGCTGCCAGACATAGAGATGACTTACCTTTTTTAAAGCGCTTCCCGTATCGAGACGAAGGTGAATTTAGATTAATCTATGGTTGTTCAAATGGTGATAAACCCGTTTATGACGTGCCCTTCGAATTATCGACTATAAAAAGGATTCATATTAGTCCTTGGATGCCAGAAAGCTTGTCAGATTGTATAAAGGATGTATTGGCTAGTCTGATACCTAGTGATACTGACATCAGGCTAAATAGATCAACACTGGTCGAAAATGAAAGATGGAAAAGTGCGGTAAAGCAGCTAGATACACGCAAGCTTTAA
- a CDS encoding GNAT family N-acetyltransferase: protein MNAHIRDIEPQDFQLVIDYFLKATDAHLLKMGVDKSKLPKQEEWLDLLMADYHRPSSEKQAHYLMWELDGTPIGHSSINKLTYGEEGYIHLHVWNPLSRKSGLGSYFISESISRYFAQFNLKQIRCEPNAQNESPNKTLAKTGFEFKGSRETIPGWINFHQKVNSWLLSKEKWKPETS, encoded by the coding sequence ATGAACGCCCATATCAGAGATATTGAGCCACAAGACTTTCAGTTGGTTATTGATTATTTCCTGAAAGCGACGGATGCTCATTTGCTGAAAATGGGTGTTGATAAATCAAAGCTGCCTAAGCAAGAAGAGTGGCTTGATTTACTTATGGCTGACTATCACCGGCCTTCCTCAGAAAAGCAGGCTCATTACCTTATGTGGGAGCTGGATGGCACCCCTATCGGCCATTCAAGCATTAACAAGCTTACATATGGAGAAGAGGGGTATATCCACCTTCATGTGTGGAACCCTTTAAGCCGAAAATCTGGGCTAGGCAGCTATTTTATCAGCGAAAGTATCAGCCGCTATTTCGCGCAGTTCAACCTGAAACAGATACGCTGCGAACCTAACGCACAAAATGAAAGCCCCAACAAAACACTGGCCAAAACTGGTTTTGAATTTAAAGGCAGCCGAGAGACCATTCCCGGATGGATTAATTTCCACCAGAAAGTAAATAGCTGGCTGCTTAGCAAGGAAAAATGGAAGCCCGAAACCAGTTAA
- a CDS encoding helix-turn-helix domain-containing protein produces MTPFGVKMRELRAQKGVKQAEMAADLGVTPAYLSALEHGKRGAPSWAFIQKIIQYFELIWDDAEELTDLAHLSKPKVTIDTAGLDPRATRAVNLLSQRIGRLDSRALDQLLALLGERPSRGQ; encoded by the coding sequence ATGACTCCGTTTGGTGTGAAAATGCGAGAGTTGAGAGCGCAAAAAGGCGTGAAGCAGGCAGAGATGGCTGCTGATCTTGGGGTAACACCTGCTTATCTTTCAGCGCTTGAACACGGTAAACGTGGCGCGCCTTCCTGGGCTTTTATTCAGAAGATCATCCAGTATTTCGAGCTTATCTGGGATGATGCTGAGGAACTAACTGATTTGGCACATCTCTCAAAACCAAAAGTAACAATCGATACGGCGGGCCTTGATCCCAGAGCAACACGTGCCGTTAATCTACTTTCCCAGCGCATTGGCCGTCTTGATAGTCGTGCGCTTGATCAATTACTTGCTCTTCTTGGTGAACGTCCAAGCCGCGGCCAGTAA
- a CDS encoding Smr/MutS family protein, whose product MPPMGDKKKKNLLSEQDKALWDQVAKTITPLKERPNAPEMKPRTMVRRKEDAAPIPDEWRRHNAPVPNNFVEKRTQRKIATGNKDVDRSIDLHGMNKEQAYGVLRSAIEGGIRRGDKVLLVVTGKGGKRFAQLAPDTPTAYRTRDDFDQHGGILKQAVPEWLRGHEMRPFVESFGPAAKHHGGDGALYVLLRKRFVRKKT is encoded by the coding sequence ATGCCGCCAATGGGCGACAAGAAAAAGAAGAATCTGCTTTCTGAGCAGGACAAAGCCTTGTGGGACCAGGTTGCTAAAACCATAACGCCCCTTAAGGAACGTCCAAATGCGCCTGAAATGAAACCAAGAACCATGGTGCGGCGCAAGGAAGATGCAGCCCCTATTCCTGATGAATGGCGGCGCCATAATGCCCCGGTACCAAACAACTTTGTTGAAAAACGTACGCAGCGAAAGATTGCGACAGGCAACAAAGATGTTGACCGTTCTATTGATCTGCACGGCATGAATAAAGAACAGGCTTATGGTGTGCTCCGTTCTGCGATTGAGGGCGGCATCAGGCGTGGTGATAAGGTGCTTCTTGTCGTAACGGGTAAGGGCGGCAAACGGTTTGCGCAGCTTGCGCCAGATACACCCACAGCATACCGAACCCGAGACGATTTCGACCAGCATGGTGGTATCTTAAAGCAAGCGGTGCCGGAATGGCTTCGAGGTCATGAAATGCGGCCATTTGTTGAAAGTTTTGGGCCTGCTGCAAAGCATCATGGTGGCGATGGTGCACTTTATGTGTTGCTTCGCAAACGGTTTGTGCGGAAGAAGACATGA
- a CDS encoding murein transglycosylase A — MRTLNLFILILVILALPLLAALFMLERKPEGLNFNRAAFVDLPGWQDDALMEALPALLKSCEKIKIIPAGRRMPGASIAGTYGDWREACGAVEKVTDRASLEQVLTTHFTPLSVSAGSNPDGVFTGYYEALLKGSLQETERFNVPLYSRPPELVMVDLGKFRPSLKGQRIAGSVKNGRLEPYSSRKNIEEGALGNRGLEILWVDSAVDAYFLHVQGSGRVLMPDGSFYGIGYAAQNGHANRLIGRRLIEMGAIARKDMSGQAIRQWLADNPDQMMDVLKTDPSFVFFRPLKNGDGPYGSANVVLTPGRSLAVDRKHLPLHAPVWLSASHPDPTDPTVAEVPLNRLMVAQDTGGAISGEIRGDVFWGFGDDAEEIAGRMANRGRYWLLLPNRLADKLLEQD; from the coding sequence ATGCGGACGCTAAACCTATTTATTTTGATCCTTGTCATTCTAGCGCTGCCCCTGTTGGCGGCGCTTTTTATGCTTGAAAGAAAGCCAGAAGGCCTCAATTTCAACCGCGCGGCCTTTGTTGATCTCCCCGGATGGCAGGATGATGCGCTTATGGAGGCATTACCCGCGCTACTGAAAAGCTGTGAGAAAATCAAGATTATTCCAGCAGGTCGCCGTATGCCGGGCGCGTCTATCGCTGGCACTTATGGTGATTGGCGAGAGGCGTGTGGTGCAGTTGAAAAAGTTACCGACAGAGCTTCGCTTGAACAGGTACTAACCACACATTTTACGCCGCTTTCAGTTTCTGCAGGCAGCAACCCTGATGGGGTGTTCACGGGCTACTATGAAGCCCTTTTGAAAGGCAGCCTTCAGGAAACAGAGCGCTTCAATGTGCCATTATATAGCCGTCCGCCAGAGTTGGTGATGGTGGACCTTGGCAAATTCCGCCCCAGCCTTAAAGGCCAGCGTATTGCTGGGTCTGTTAAGAATGGCAGGCTTGAACCTTATTCCAGCCGGAAAAATATTGAAGAGGGCGCGCTTGGTAACCGTGGGCTTGAAATCCTGTGGGTGGATAGTGCGGTGGATGCTTATTTCCTTCATGTGCAGGGTTCTGGCCGTGTGTTAATGCCGGACGGTAGCTTTTACGGTATCGGATATGCTGCGCAAAATGGCCACGCAAACCGGCTTATTGGTCGCCGTCTTATAGAAATGGGTGCAATTGCGCGTAAGGACATGTCTGGTCAGGCAATCAGACAGTGGCTCGCGGATAATCCGGATCAGATGATGGATGTTTTGAAAACCGATCCATCTTTTGTGTTTTTCCGTCCACTAAAGAATGGTGATGGACCTTATGGTTCAGCTAATGTTGTGTTAACGCCGGGCCGGTCGCTGGCTGTAGACCGCAAACATCTGCCGCTTCACGCACCTGTGTGGCTATCTGCGTCACACCCTGATCCAACTGATCCCACTGTTGCAGAGGTGCCGCTCAACCGACTTATGGTGGCGCAGGATACAGGCGGTGCTATCAGTGGTGAAATCCGCGGTGATGTTTTCTGGGGATTTGGTGATGATGCAGAAGAAATCGCAGGTCGTATGGCAAATCGTGGGCGCTACTGGTTACTGCTTCCCAACAGGCTTGCAGATAAACTGCTGGAGCAGGATTGA
- a CDS encoding Tim44/TimA family putative adaptor protein, which translates to MMDIILLAMVAAFILLRLRSKLGEHSEQDRFPPPAANGGSMGQRNSTYDAEPVQNENTVIDLEGDPALRHTFTDIRRQDSSFDVNQFLDGAQQAYGMILEAFWAGDRETLRNFLDDSVYGQFEAAITSREEGELTLENRIVDIDSAKVVAAELANKVAELTVQFKSEIVAVTRDKDGNVIEGDVSDVVEMNDSWTFSRNVKSRDPRWTLVATRAG; encoded by the coding sequence ATGATGGATATAATTCTGCTTGCAATGGTTGCGGCCTTCATATTGTTGAGATTGCGTTCCAAGCTGGGTGAACATTCTGAACAGGATCGTTTTCCGCCTCCGGCTGCGAACGGCGGTTCGATGGGGCAGCGAAATAGCACCTATGATGCTGAGCCCGTGCAAAATGAAAACACCGTGATTGATCTTGAAGGTGATCCGGCACTGCGTCATACGTTCACGGATATTCGCCGTCAGGATAGTAGTTTTGATGTGAACCAATTCCTTGATGGTGCGCAACAAGCTTACGGCATGATCCTTGAAGCTTTCTGGGCTGGAGACCGTGAAACACTAAGGAATTTCCTTGATGATTCCGTTTATGGGCAGTTTGAAGCAGCTATCACCTCTCGTGAAGAGGGTGAACTAACCCTTGAGAACCGCATTGTTGATATTGATAGTGCCAAGGTCGTGGCTGCCGAGCTTGCCAATAAAGTGGCAGAGCTCACCGTTCAGTTTAAATCTGAAATTGTCGCTGTTACCCGTGATAAAGACGGCAATGTTATTGAAGGCGATGTAAGCGACGTTGTTGAAATGAACGATAGCTGGACCTTTTCTCGCAATGTGAAATCGCGAGATCCTCGCTGGACGCTGGTCGCTACACGCGCAGGGTAG
- a CDS encoding FxsA family protein, which produces MALIILLFVISIPVIELSVLIDVGGEIGAFSTVLLCLLTAAVGLSIVRFQGMQVFANMQSASREGKPVGENLIHGFFLLIAGLFLLIPGFVTDTLGALLLIPPLRLLLGKAGLAHVVVRSSTHTSHTRRDNTVVDGEYWEEQSEKEDSHVQIITQHDFDKNPDKK; this is translated from the coding sequence ATGGCGTTAATCATATTACTTTTTGTTATCAGTATCCCGGTAATAGAGCTGAGTGTACTCATTGATGTGGGCGGCGAAATCGGCGCTTTCTCTACCGTTCTTCTCTGTCTTTTAACTGCGGCAGTGGGCCTTTCCATTGTTCGGTTCCAGGGGATGCAGGTGTTTGCCAACATGCAATCAGCCTCAAGGGAAGGTAAACCCGTTGGTGAAAACCTGATCCACGGTTTCTTCCTGCTCATTGCAGGCTTGTTTCTGCTCATCCCGGGTTTTGTAACAGATACACTAGGTGCCTTACTTCTTATCCCGCCACTGCGCCTACTACTTGGGAAAGCGGGGCTCGCGCACGTGGTAGTTCGCTCAAGCACACATACATCACACACCCGCAGAGACAACACAGTTGTTGATGGTGAATACTGGGAAGAACAGAGCGAGAAAGAAGATAGCCACGTTCAGATCATCACTCAGCATGATTTTGATAAAAATCCAGATAAAAAATAG
- the secB gene encoding protein-export chaperone SecB, whose protein sequence is MAEEHKNEQTPVGGAADTAPQAGVLAQYIRDLSFENPNAPASLQAAATTKPAIDVNVNVGVRQVNEEVFEVDLKITAKATHKTETGEEHVAFVVELSYGSMFGMRNIPEEHAKPFLLIQAPTLMFPFARRIIADATRDGGFPPLLLEPINFEALYRAQLAQEAQNADAAPAAEGGEEPAPINLN, encoded by the coding sequence ATGGCTGAAGAACATAAAAATGAACAAACACCAGTAGGTGGCGCGGCTGATACAGCACCACAAGCAGGTGTTCTGGCACAATATATTCGCGATCTTTCTTTTGAAAATCCAAATGCTCCAGCAAGCCTTCAAGCTGCTGCGACTACAAAGCCAGCAATTGATGTAAATGTTAACGTTGGTGTTCGCCAAGTTAACGAAGAAGTTTTTGAAGTAGATCTAAAGATCACTGCTAAAGCTACACACAAAACAGAAACAGGCGAAGAGCATGTAGCATTCGTTGTAGAGCTTTCTTACGGTTCTATGTTCGGTATGCGCAACATCCCTGAAGAGCACGCTAAGCCATTCCTGCTTATCCAGGCTCCTACACTGATGTTCCCATTTGCTCGTCGCATTATTGCAGATGCTACTCGTGACGGTGGTTTCCCACCACTGCTTCTCGAGCCAATCAACTTCGAAGCTCTTTACCGTGCACAACTTGCACAGGAAGCGCAAAACGCTGACGCGGCCCCAGCTGCGGAAGGCGGCGAAGAACCTGCGCCAATCAATCTTAACTAA
- a CDS encoding CPBP family intramembrane glutamic endopeptidase, producing MTALILLVLLVTAVGIPLISLWLDRRFERNLEAGNADARLMSYKDVMIFLWSMTAVVLAGLFVSNIPFAAIGLHFSFSQSVLIGLGVTVILLVVMVMQHLHLLKSPEAMADVEATFTGSEGIRRFMPRNETEYSRFNLVSITAGITEEIIFRGYILWALSLVMPIWAAAVLSLVSFVAAHAYQGISKALMGVVLTGAALTLITILSGSLLPAIILHIAIDLNSNLICRLVNNKASA from the coding sequence ATGACAGCACTCATTCTTCTCGTATTATTGGTTACCGCAGTGGGTATCCCTCTTATCAGTTTGTGGCTTGATAGGCGGTTTGAACGAAATCTGGAGGCGGGTAACGCTGATGCGCGCTTAATGTCCTATAAGGATGTAATGATTTTTCTTTGGAGTATGACCGCGGTCGTTCTTGCTGGCCTGTTTGTTTCTAATATCCCGTTCGCTGCTATAGGTTTGCACTTTTCCTTTAGTCAATCTGTACTGATAGGACTTGGCGTCACGGTTATACTGCTTGTGGTGATGGTTATGCAGCATCTACATCTCCTGAAATCACCGGAGGCAATGGCTGATGTCGAGGCCACTTTCACTGGCAGCGAGGGTATTCGCAGGTTTATGCCGAGGAATGAAACTGAATATAGCCGTTTTAATCTGGTTTCTATCACGGCAGGGATTACGGAAGAGATTATCTTCAGGGGGTATATTCTCTGGGCGTTAAGCCTTGTGATGCCTATTTGGGCTGCTGCGGTACTATCGCTGGTGTCTTTTGTGGCAGCGCATGCTTATCAGGGGATATCCAAGGCATTGATGGGTGTTGTGCTAACAGGGGCAGCCTTAACCCTTATAACAATTCTGTCGGGCTCACTTTTACCTGCGATTATCTTGCATATCGCTATTGACCTGAACAGTAATCTTATCTGCAGGCTCGTAAATAACAAAGCCAGTGCTTAA
- a CDS encoding TetR/AcrR family transcriptional regulator has translation MSQGVRKTHQTRSRLTRDKLLNALEKLLKEKDFADITTAEIAKEAGVSAASIYRRFDKKQGFIQVLFDLYIARIEEWSASPEARPNLDGVTLKGALEQIALVAWDQLTDQRHIMRAVALHGRQHLSLVSESAARFEAMTLASMETVLNLYREEVKRPDLKRTAKMLAYFLNNIFIERCMFEGQLAAFSNDLSKEEFCREVALFGYGYLILED, from the coding sequence ATGAGTCAAGGTGTTCGCAAAACCCATCAAACCCGTTCTCGGCTAACCCGCGATAAGCTTTTGAATGCGCTTGAAAAATTACTTAAGGAAAAAGATTTTGCTGACATCACAACAGCTGAGATCGCAAAAGAAGCTGGGGTTTCCGCTGCCTCAATCTATCGCCGATTCGATAAAAAACAGGGTTTTATTCAGGTACTGTTTGATCTTTATATCGCGCGCATTGAAGAATGGTCAGCGTCCCCTGAAGCACGCCCGAACCTTGATGGTGTAACGCTAAAAGGCGCACTGGAACAAATTGCTCTCGTTGCATGGGACCAACTAACAGACCAGCGCCATATTATGCGCGCTGTAGCCCTTCACGGCAGACAACACCTATCGCTTGTAAGCGAAAGCGCAGCACGTTTTGAAGCAATGACCCTCGCCAGTATGGAAACTGTGCTGAACCTTTACAGGGAAGAAGTAAAGCGACCTGATTTGAAACGAACAGCAAAAATGCTCGCCTATTTCCTCAATAACATCTTTATTGAACGCTGCATGTTCGAAGGCCAGCTTGCGGCTTTCAGTAATGATTTATCAAAAGAGGAGTTTTGTCGGGAAGTCGCTCTGTTTGGCTATGGCTACCTGATCCTTGAAGACTAA
- a CDS encoding GDSL-type esterase/lipase family protein yields MTITFIGDSFTLGVGDNEDKGWVGRVCEEAGVSYKNAGVQGDTSDDISERWKGAAAGADKLVFCFGANDCLLNEHRRVRVGKVERLKNAKAIMMAASRMAPTLFISPFPIVENEIATKCIADTARQLSVVAKMNKVPYVNIFDAVKGAKAWHSEALAGDGAHPGAGGYAEAAKRITEHSVWQDFLKV; encoded by the coding sequence ATGACCATCACATTCATTGGCGATAGCTTCACTCTGGGTGTTGGCGACAACGAAGATAAAGGCTGGGTTGGCCGCGTGTGTGAGGAAGCTGGTGTTTCTTATAAGAACGCGGGTGTGCAGGGTGATACCAGCGATGATATCTCTGAGCGCTGGAAAGGTGCTGCAGCAGGTGCTGATAAGCTGGTGTTTTGTTTTGGTGCCAACGACTGCCTTCTTAATGAACACCGCCGTGTGCGGGTGGGCAAAGTTGAGCGGCTAAAGAACGCTAAAGCTATTATGATGGCAGCTTCCCGTATGGCGCCTACGCTTTTTATCAGCCCGTTTCCTATTGTGGAAAATGAGATTGCAACCAAATGTATTGCAGATACCGCACGGCAGCTAAGCGTGGTAGCGAAGATGAATAAAGTGCCTTATGTAAACATCTTTGATGCGGTGAAAGGTGCTAAGGCTTGGCATAGTGAAGCACTAGCTGGTGATGGTGCTCATCCGGGTGCGGGTGGGTATGCAGAAGCGGCAAAGCGCATCACTGAGCATTCGGTGTGGCAGGATTTCCTGAAGGTTTAG
- the holA gene encoding DNA polymerase III subunit delta, producing MKVKPAEIPSILKSLSPNIRAVLVFGRDEGLARERADIISKQVAPDLSDPFQVAKPSTAEIKDTPSLLLDEVSAISMMGGRRLVRVDGAGNETTPAAKLVLESEMGDGLLVMTGGDLKGTSSLRKLLEGAKNGLAIPCYEDSTQDLMGLIHTMLSEVGLGATQDAVSYLVENLGSDRMVSRGEIEKLIIYKGTGTGQVTLADAEACVGDTAALGINQIAEAVTGGDLVRLEKLMERARTSGENAIAILRTLQNRVMRLHLARGFMDQGMSVGEAVGKLRPPVFFSEKPRFQQELSRWPTKKLERALEILMEAELDCKTTGNPADVICARALLSIAKAAR from the coding sequence GTGAAGGTTAAACCAGCTGAAATACCTTCTATCCTGAAGTCGCTGTCACCAAACATACGGGCGGTGCTTGTCTTTGGACGTGATGAAGGTTTGGCGCGGGAACGGGCTGATATCATTAGTAAGCAGGTTGCCCCTGATCTTTCTGACCCATTTCAGGTTGCGAAACCAAGCACGGCTGAAATCAAGGACACCCCCTCACTTCTCCTGGATGAAGTATCGGCCATTTCCATGATGGGCGGCCGTAGGCTTGTGCGTGTGGATGGTGCAGGCAATGAAACTACGCCTGCTGCGAAACTGGTGCTTGAAAGCGAGATGGGTGATGGTCTTCTCGTTATGACTGGCGGTGACCTGAAAGGTACATCAAGCCTCAGGAAATTGCTGGAAGGGGCAAAAAACGGCCTTGCGATCCCTTGCTATGAAGATAGCACTCAGGATTTGATGGGGCTTATCCATACCATGCTGTCAGAAGTGGGGCTTGGTGCTACGCAGGATGCAGTTTCTTATCTCGTGGAAAATCTGGGTAGTGACCGTATGGTTTCCCGTGGAGAAATTGAAAAACTGATTATCTACAAAGGCACAGGCACAGGGCAGGTAACACTTGCAGACGCGGAAGCCTGTGTAGGGGATACGGCTGCCCTTGGTATTAACCAGATTGCTGAGGCCGTAACTGGTGGTGATCTGGTGCGGCTTGAGAAGCTTATGGAACGTGCCCGTACATCAGGTGAAAATGCCATTGCCATTCTACGTACACTGCAAAACCGGGTGATGCGCCTGCATTTAGCCCGAGGTTTTATGGACCAGGGCATGTCAGTTGGTGAGGCTGTTGGTAAGTTGCGCCCTCCTGTGTTTTTCTCTGAAAAACCAAGGTTTCAGCAGGAGCTTTCCCGCTGGCCTACGAAGAAGCTTGAGCGCGCGCTTGAAATCCTGATGGAAGCAGAGCTTGACTGCAAGACAACAGGTAACCCAGCAGATGTGATTTGTGCCCGAGCGCTTCTTAGTATTGCTAAAGCCGCACGTTAA
- the lptE gene encoding LPS assembly lipoprotein LptE, translating to MTRLIAVFSLFLLTACGFKPLYEVGGSSAALQAQFSQVEVAPIPDRLGQVMRNRLLDRLNSSGNKYRLEVVLEQSSEQYGTRPDTAKTQEQLTMFANVKLISFEGAEPKVVIEERMRARTSFDVVQSDFAAVAQREDSAERLALEMAERIQRRLALYFSQVN from the coding sequence ATGACGCGTTTGATTGCTGTATTTTCGCTCTTCCTGCTCACGGCTTGTGGGTTCAAGCCGCTTTATGAGGTAGGCGGTTCGAGTGCAGCGCTTCAGGCGCAGTTTTCTCAGGTAGAGGTTGCGCCTATCCCTGATCGTCTTGGTCAAGTTATGCGTAACCGTTTGTTGGATAGGCTTAATTCATCGGGTAACAAATACCGTTTGGAAGTGGTGCTTGAACAGTCTTCTGAACAGTATGGAACACGGCCGGATACCGCGAAAACGCAGGAACAGCTTACTATGTTTGCGAACGTGAAGCTCATTTCCTTCGAGGGGGCTGAGCCTAAGGTAGTGATTGAAGAGCGTATGCGTGCTCGCACTTCTTTTGATGTTGTTCAGTCTGATTTTGCGGCGGTGGCGCAGCGGGAAGATAGCGCTGAACGCTTGGCGCTTGAGATGGCAGAGCGTATCCAGCGCCGTCTGGCTCTTTATTTTTCTCAGGTAAACTAG